AGACATATTATATTTCTTCATTGCTAGTCCGTTTCTTAATTCAGTATAAGCTCTTCTTAACTCATTCTGAATACTAACGTAAACCTCGTAATCTGAAGCTCTATCACTCTCGATAGAAATAATTGCTTTATTTGGGTGATCCGACGATTCAGGATTTCTATCTCCTGTACAATAATCACATTCTTTACCCTTCTCTTCTCCTGGCATTGGGTTTCCAACACCACCACCATTATCAATAAATTTCTTAGCAGCTTCTTTAAGATCTTTTAATTCCATAACGTCTCCATCTACGAATAAGTCGTTATTTCTGTTGATACTAATCTCAAAGATATTCTTCTCTTTAATTTTTGGTGGATCGTAATTCGCTGGCGGTTTTTCTGGTAACTTCATAGAAATACCTGAATCAACATCCATCGTAGTTGTTACAAGGAAAAAGATAAGTAGCAAGAAGGCGATATCTGCCATCGAACCTGCATTAATTTCTGGGTTTTCTCTTCTTGCCATGGTAAATTATTTAATTAATCCTTTTAATAAATCAAATATAAAGAAAGCTCCTCCTACTACTAATAAGAATAAACTTCCCCATATACCTGTACTTGTCATTTTAGAAACAGAACTTCCTGCTGCTGCGATTTCTTTTGCATTAGCATCAACTACTGCATTAGAATCTGCGATTAAATAAGCAATCAAAATTACTACTCCTAAACTAAGAACTCCTAATAACGCTTTCTTTAAAGCTGCTGGATTCTTAAGAACCCCCATTAATGAAGCTAATACTGTAATTACAATAGAAGCAATTAATAACACTATAGAGAAAGTTACCATCGGAGACGCAGCGACATCCTGTCCTGCTTTGTCTTCTCCATCAACCATCATGATGTTGATATATAGGGCGAAACCTATAACACCAATAATGGCGATTAATATTGTTAAAAATCTTTTATTCATGCTAGTCGTATTATTTTTTATACTTAGCTAATAAATCGATTAAAGAAATAGAAGCATCTTCCATGTTGTTTACGATACTATCTACTTTTGATACGATGTAGTTATAGAAAATTTGTAAGATAATCGCTACAACAAGACCGAATACTGTTGTTAAAAGTGCAATCTTAATACCACCTGCTACTACCGCTGGAGAGATATCATTTGCTACAGCAATTCTATCGAAGGCATCAATCATACCAATTACAGTTCCCATGAATCCTAACATTGGTGCAAGAGCGATAAATAAAGATAACCAAGAAATGTTTTTCTCTAATAATCCCATTTGAACTCCACCATATCCTACTACTGCTTTCTCAGCTGCATCTAAACCTTCGTCAGCTCTTTCTAACCCTTGGTAAAAGATAGAAGCAACAGGTCCTTTAGTATTTCTACAAACCTCTTTAGCTGCCTCAACACCACCTGAACTTAATGCATCATCAACACTTGCTACTAATTTCTTAGTATTTGTAGTTGCCATGTTTAAGTAGATAATTCTTTCAATTGCAATAGCTAAACCTAAAATTAAGGTAACTAATACAATACCCATAAACTTTGGATCTCCTTCAATAAAACGTTGTTTTAACTCTTGGTGAAAAGTTTTTTCCGCTTCTTGTGCAAAAGTTGATTGAATAGCCCCAAAGAACATAAATCCTGTAAGAGTTAGGACATTTACTGCTTTTTTCATTTTGTTATAATTAATTTAAAATAGTTAACGTGTTAAAAATACAAATTTTTATATAGCTAACCAGCCTGATTACTAGTAACCTATTCGTGAAATTTGGCACAAATAGAGTAACCCCGCCAGTTTTCAGAGAGCCAAGTAACAAAAAAATGTTGGTACATTAAAAAAAATTAACGCTAATTGTTAAAAAACTTTTCCTTTTTGTTACTTTAAATTTAAAAAAACTCAACTATGGTTGCAAACTTATTTCCCCACGTAGTGGTTTTTCAAAATAATATTTAAAATCTTCCTTTGATAAATCCTCTCCCAATAGGTACATCATTTTAGCAACAGCCGTTTCTGTAGTGATATCTTTACCATCAATAATACCTATTCGTTTTAAATCTGTACTAGTTTCATAAAGACCTAAAATTACACTACCTCCTGTACATTGAGTAACATTTACAATCTTTACTCCTTTTGCTATAACTTCCTCTAATAAATCAATAAACCAAGGTTCTGTTGGTGCATTCCCTGATCCATATGTTTCTAGCACAACTCCTTTTAAATTTTCGATATTCAAAATTGTTTCAACAACTATTGGAGTTATTCCTGGGAACAATTTTAAAACTACAATATCGTCTATAAGATTCTTTCTAAATATAAGTTTCTCATCCGACTTTTCATTTTTAAAAAGTAAATGATTATTAAAGTGTAAATGCACTCCACTTTCAGCTAACGGTGGATAGTTCATTGAAGCAAAGGCTTCAAATTGTTCCGCATTGATTTTAGTTGTTCTATTCGCGCGATACAACTTGTATTCAAAATACAAACCTACTTCCTTTATGATAGGTTCATTATTTTCTCTAGCACAAGCAATTTCAATTGAAGTAATTAAATTCTCTTTTGCATCCGTTCGTAAATCACCAATTGGTAATTGAGATCCCGTGAAAATTACAGGCTTTTGCAGGTTTTCAAACATAAAACTAATCGCAGATGATGTATATGACATTGTATCTGAACCTGTAAGCACAACAAAGCCGTCATAATCATTATAATTGGCTTCAATGATTTCCGCTATTTTAACATAGTATTTCCTATTCATATTAGAAGAGTCAATAGGTTCTTCAAAAGAAATAGTAGAAATCTCACAATTCAAATGTTGTAATTCCGGAATCTTATTTTGTATTTGATTGAAATCAAAAG
This genomic window from Tenacibaculum sp. 190524A05c contains:
- a CDS encoding biopolymer transporter ExbD → MARRENPEINAGSMADIAFLLLIFFLVTTTMDVDSGISMKLPEKPPANYDPPKIKEKNIFEISINRNNDLFVDGDVMELKDLKEAAKKFIDNGGGVGNPMPGEEKGKECDYCTGDRNPESSDHPNKAIISIESDRASDYEVYVSIQNELRRAYTELRNGLAMKKYNMSFAEIESAYKKSGNKDKNLEAKVKEIKNSYPQIITDLDPTESE
- a CDS encoding MotA/TolQ/ExbB proton channel family protein, which encodes MKKAVNVLTLTGFMFFGAIQSTFAQEAEKTFHQELKQRFIEGDPKFMGIVLVTLILGLAIAIERIIYLNMATTNTKKLVASVDDALSSGGVEAAKEVCRNTKGPVASIFYQGLERADEGLDAAEKAVVGYGGVQMGLLEKNISWLSLFIALAPMLGFMGTVIGMIDAFDRIAVANDISPAVVAGGIKIALLTTVFGLVVAIILQIFYNYIVSKVDSIVNNMEDASISLIDLLAKYKK
- a CDS encoding asparaginase, which encodes MANKPKILLVYTGGTIGMIKDYNTGALRAFDFNQIQNKIPELQHLNCEISTISFEEPIDSSNMNRKYYVKIAEIIEANYNDYDGFVVLTGSDTMSYTSSAISFMFENLQKPVIFTGSQLPIGDLRTDAKENLITSIEIACARENNEPIIKEVGLYFEYKLYRANRTTKINAEQFEAFASMNYPPLAESGVHLHFNNHLLFKNEKSDEKLIFRKNLIDDIVVLKLFPGITPIVVETILNIENLKGVVLETYGSGNAPTEPWFIDLLEEVIAKGVKIVNVTQCTGGSVILGLYETSTDLKRIGIIDGKDITTETAVAKMMYLLGEDLSKEDFKYYFEKPLRGEISLQP